In Carnobacterium sp. CP1, the following are encoded in one genomic region:
- a CDS encoding YlbF family regulator codes for MDTNIYDTANQLEKELRETEAYADLQAAFAAVKEDPEANEVFQQFQEIQMSLQQKQMSGEEILEEEIKEAQEMALKSGENLIIKDLMEAEQKLSTLIDDLNRIIMKPIQDIYQG; via the coding sequence ATGGATACGAACATTTATGATACAGCTAACCAACTCGAAAAAGAATTAAGAGAAACGGAAGCTTACGCTGATTTACAAGCAGCTTTTGCAGCCGTTAAAGAAGATCCTGAAGCAAATGAAGTGTTTCAACAATTCCAAGAGATTCAAATGAGTTTGCAACAAAAACAAATGTCTGGTGAAGAGATTTTGGAAGAAGAAATCAAAGAAGCTCAAGAGATGGCATTGAAATCAGGCGAGAACCTTATCATTAAAGATTTAATGGAAGCAGAACAAAAATTAAGCACATTGATTGATGACTTAAACCGTATCATTATGAAACCTATTCAAGATATTTATCAAGGGTAA